The proteins below are encoded in one region of Effusibacillus lacus:
- the rpsO gene encoding 30S ribosomal protein S15 — protein MSLSAEQKQALIDEFKVHASDTGSPEVQIAILTNKINYLNDHLRVHKKDHHSRRGLLKMVGHRRNLLNYLRKKDVNRYRAVVEKLGLRK, from the coding sequence ATGTCGTTGTCGGCAGAACAAAAACAAGCCCTGATTGACGAGTTCAAAGTCCATGCAAGCGATACAGGGTCTCCTGAAGTGCAAATTGCGATTTTGACAAACAAAATCAACTACCTCAACGATCACTTGCGCGTCCACAAGAAGGATCACCACTCCCGTCGTGGGCTTCTCAAGATGGTCGGGCATCGCCGTAACTTGTTGAACTATCTCCGCAAGAAGGACGTCAACCGTTACCGTGCGGTTGTAGAAAAGTTGGGCTTGCGCAAATAA
- the pnp gene encoding polyribonucleotide nucleotidyltransferase — MQQGIPHRVFETELAGRKLSIETGKFAKQANAAVMVRYGDTAVLATVTASKEPKDLDFFPLTVNYEERLYSVGKIPGGFIKREGRPSEKAILASRLIDRPIRPLFPEGFRNDVQIVDIVMSVDQDCVPEIAGMIGTSVALSISDVPFEGPIAGVIVGRVDGQFVINPTVEQAERSDMHLTVAGTKDAIVMVEAGANEVPEDVMLEAIMFGHEEIKRLVAFQEEIQQAVGLPKMEVVLHSVDETIDRQVREYATEKLKLAIRTPEKHAREEAITAVKEEVLAYMQEQNPELTNEQIADIKEVLYNIVKEEVRRAIIFEGVRPDGRALDEVRPITSEVSVLPRTHGSGLFTRGQTQALSICTLGALGDVQILDGLDLEESKRFMHHYNFPPFSVGEARPLRPPGRREIGHGALGERALEVVIPTEEEFPYTIRLVSEVLESNGSTSQASICASCLAMMDAGVPIKAPVAGVAMGLVAEGDQYAVLTDIQGMEDHLGDMDFKVAGTANGVTALQMDIKIKGLTRDILKQALEQAHRGRMHILGKMLEAIDKPRAELSKYAPRIITMRINPDKIREVIGPGGRVINKIIEETGVKIDIEQDGRIFIATSDLEAGEKARSIIEGIVAEVEVGRIYNGRVTRVEKYGAFVEVLPGKEGLVHISHLAEERVEKTEDVVKVGDEILVKVTEIDPQGRVNLSRKAALRELRGEPAEDPTSAPRRERDNRPNRGDRGDRPPRRRNENQV, encoded by the coding sequence ATGCAACAAGGAATTCCACATCGAGTTTTTGAAACCGAACTTGCAGGAAGAAAGTTAAGCATTGAGACGGGCAAGTTCGCGAAACAGGCCAATGCGGCTGTTATGGTCCGGTATGGAGATACAGCGGTTCTGGCTACTGTCACCGCTTCCAAAGAGCCGAAGGACCTTGATTTCTTTCCGCTGACGGTTAACTATGAAGAGCGGCTCTATTCTGTTGGCAAGATACCGGGGGGCTTTATCAAGCGGGAAGGCCGACCAAGCGAGAAGGCGATTCTGGCCAGCCGTTTGATCGATCGCCCGATTCGTCCGTTGTTTCCCGAAGGATTTCGCAATGACGTTCAAATTGTGGATATCGTAATGTCTGTGGATCAGGACTGCGTTCCGGAAATTGCCGGGATGATTGGAACCTCCGTGGCATTGTCGATATCGGACGTACCTTTTGAGGGTCCCATCGCGGGGGTCATTGTCGGACGGGTGGATGGACAGTTTGTGATCAATCCGACAGTTGAACAGGCTGAAAGAAGCGATATGCACCTTACGGTTGCCGGTACAAAGGATGCCATCGTGATGGTGGAAGCCGGAGCGAATGAAGTGCCGGAGGATGTAATGTTGGAAGCGATTATGTTCGGACACGAAGAAATCAAACGATTGGTCGCTTTTCAGGAGGAAATTCAACAGGCTGTTGGCCTGCCAAAGATGGAAGTAGTGCTTCACAGTGTGGATGAAACCATCGATCGTCAAGTGCGGGAGTATGCGACAGAGAAGTTGAAACTGGCCATCCGGACTCCGGAAAAACATGCAAGGGAAGAAGCAATTACTGCGGTCAAGGAAGAAGTCTTGGCCTATATGCAGGAACAGAATCCGGAGTTGACAAACGAACAAATTGCTGACATTAAGGAAGTACTGTACAACATTGTGAAAGAGGAAGTTCGCAGAGCCATAATATTTGAGGGAGTTCGTCCCGATGGAAGAGCGCTGGATGAAGTCCGCCCGATTACCAGCGAAGTCTCCGTACTGCCCCGAACACACGGTTCAGGTTTGTTTACCCGGGGGCAAACCCAGGCTTTGTCCATCTGTACTCTGGGCGCTCTGGGCGATGTTCAGATTCTCGACGGTTTGGATCTGGAAGAGTCGAAACGATTCATGCATCACTACAATTTCCCGCCGTTTTCCGTAGGGGAAGCCCGGCCGCTGCGCCCTCCGGGACGGCGCGAAATCGGGCATGGAGCGTTGGGGGAAAGGGCACTTGAAGTCGTCATTCCAACCGAAGAGGAGTTTCCTTACACGATTCGTCTGGTATCGGAAGTGCTGGAATCCAATGGTTCGACCTCGCAGGCAAGCATCTGCGCTTCTTGTCTTGCCATGATGGACGCGGGGGTGCCGATCAAAGCTCCTGTGGCGGGTGTGGCAATGGGCCTTGTGGCGGAAGGCGACCAATATGCCGTATTGACTGACATTCAAGGAATGGAAGATCATCTGGGAGATATGGACTTTAAGGTGGCTGGAACCGCCAATGGGGTCACCGCTCTGCAGATGGACATCAAGATTAAAGGGCTTACTCGTGATATTCTGAAACAGGCTCTGGAACAGGCCCACAGAGGACGCATGCACATTTTGGGCAAGATGTTGGAAGCGATTGACAAGCCCCGTGCAGAACTGTCCAAATATGCTCCTCGCATTATCACCATGCGAATCAACCCTGACAAGATCCGTGAAGTCATTGGACCAGGCGGCCGCGTGATCAACAAGATCATTGAAGAGACCGGGGTCAAAATCGACATCGAACAAGACGGACGCATCTTCATAGCCACCAGCGACCTGGAAGCCGGTGAGAAAGCCCGTTCCATTATTGAAGGAATCGTGGCGGAAGTAGAAGTGGGCAGGATTTATAACGGGCGTGTAACCCGAGTTGAGAAATACGGAGCGTTTGTGGAGGTTCTCCCCGGCAAAGAAGGGCTCGTTCACATTTCTCATTTGGCAGAAGAACGGGTGGAGAAAACAGAAGATGTTGTAAAAGTCGGGGATGAAATCCTGGTTAAGGTTACAGAAATCGATCCGCAAGGAAGAGTCAATCTGTCGCGCAAAGCTGCCCTTCGTGAACTGCGCGGTGAACCTGCGGAAGATCCGACATCCGCGCCCCGCAGAGAGCGGGATAACCGACCGAACCGTGGAGATCGCGGAGATCGTCCTCCCCGTCGACGAAACGAAAATCAAGTATAA
- a CDS encoding polysaccharide deacetylase family protein → MRWLASVLCILLAGGVSGSLLTGQMEKTDVQIGRKLTREDLQKEAAKHFKRPVDAVVSKAGKPNVIPELNGIELDIETTWARFMEHGEEVPVRYVYKQIEPKVKMTDYPNLPVYQGNPEKNQMALMINVAWGTEHLDGILQVLKANKVKATFFLDGSWLAKNQEVAKRIVAEGHEIGNHAYSHPNMAALSPDQQKQQIVKTQELIRTELAVDSKWFAPPSGSYNEMTVRLAREQGMGTVLWTLDTVDWHKPPKESIINRILPKARNGAMVLMHPTEPTLDALRIMIPELKKKQFKLVTVSELLSPIREVE, encoded by the coding sequence ATGCGTTGGTTGGCGAGTGTACTTTGCATTTTGCTGGCCGGGGGTGTAAGCGGATCATTGCTTACAGGACAGATGGAAAAAACAGATGTGCAAATCGGAAGAAAACTTACCCGCGAAGACCTGCAAAAAGAAGCGGCCAAACACTTCAAGCGGCCGGTGGACGCAGTCGTCAGCAAAGCGGGGAAACCCAATGTGATACCGGAACTGAACGGGATTGAACTGGATATTGAAACCACCTGGGCAAGATTCATGGAACACGGCGAAGAGGTGCCCGTTCGCTATGTGTACAAGCAAATCGAACCGAAGGTGAAGATGACTGATTACCCCAACCTGCCTGTGTATCAGGGGAATCCGGAAAAGAATCAGATGGCGTTGATGATTAACGTGGCATGGGGAACTGAGCATTTGGACGGAATTCTTCAAGTTCTGAAAGCCAATAAGGTAAAGGCAACATTTTTTCTGGACGGTTCCTGGCTTGCCAAAAACCAAGAGGTGGCCAAGAGGATTGTCGCTGAAGGTCATGAGATCGGAAATCACGCGTATTCACACCCGAATATGGCGGCATTGTCTCCTGACCAGCAAAAGCAACAAATCGTCAAGACCCAGGAATTGATTCGCACGGAATTGGCGGTAGACAGCAAGTGGTTTGCGCCGCCGTCGGGCTCCTACAATGAGATGACTGTCCGGCTGGCCAGGGAACAAGGAATGGGAACCGTTCTTTGGACATTGGACACGGTGGACTGGCACAAGCCTCCGAAGGAATCGATCATCAATCGTATTCTGCCCAAAGCTCGAAATGGCGCCATGGTTTTGATGCACCCCACAGAACCTACGTTGGACGCACTGCGTATCATGATACCAGAACTGAAGAAAAAACAGTTTAAATTGGTTACGGTGAGCGAATTGCTGTCGCCAATAAGGGAGGTTGAATAA
- a CDS encoding M16 family metallopeptidase, translated as MALFYQGRLSNGMRLVIEEIPSVRSVSLGVWINTGSRDESERTNGMSHFIEHMMFKGTDKLSARQIAELFDGIGGQVNAFTSKEYTCYYAKVLDEHFNLALETLADMLINSKLSSDELAKERKVIIEEIKMYEDTPDDQVHDLLASTIFPNHTLGYTILGSESNLLSFTREDMVDYLKLHYRPDNMVLAIAGNVKADDAHKAAEHFFAGLSGSRPVIQQVPPVFHANKQIRKKSTEQAHICLAGSGFAFDDPSIYPLILLNNIVGGSSSSRLFQEIREERGMAYSVYSFYSSYRDGGTFGVYTGTSPEQAQDAICLLGQILSDLADKGVTAEELKKAKDQVKGSLMLSLESTSSRMSRLGKNELLLGRQVTMDETVRRINEVTLEQVREVAAKVCGGPMALAAIGPFEELEYPMN; from the coding sequence ATGGCATTGTTCTATCAGGGGAGACTTTCAAACGGAATGCGGCTTGTAATTGAGGAGATTCCGTCGGTACGTTCCGTATCGCTTGGCGTTTGGATCAACACCGGATCTCGCGACGAAAGCGAGCGAACCAACGGCATGTCCCATTTTATCGAACATATGATGTTTAAAGGCACCGACAAACTGTCTGCCCGGCAGATTGCGGAGTTGTTTGACGGGATCGGCGGACAGGTCAACGCCTTTACTTCCAAAGAATACACCTGTTATTACGCAAAAGTATTGGACGAACATTTCAATCTTGCATTGGAAACATTGGCTGACATGCTCATCAATTCAAAGCTGTCGTCTGATGAATTGGCTAAAGAGCGGAAAGTTATTATCGAAGAAATTAAAATGTATGAGGATACTCCGGATGATCAGGTTCATGACTTGCTGGCATCCACCATTTTTCCAAATCATACGCTGGGGTACACGATTCTGGGATCGGAATCCAACCTGCTGTCTTTTACTCGCGAAGATATGGTCGATTATCTCAAGCTGCATTATAGACCGGACAATATGGTATTGGCCATTGCCGGCAATGTGAAAGCAGACGATGCTCACAAGGCGGCCGAACACTTTTTTGCGGGACTTTCAGGAAGCCGTCCTGTTATCCAGCAGGTCCCGCCGGTGTTTCATGCCAACAAACAGATTCGGAAGAAATCAACGGAGCAGGCGCATATTTGTCTGGCTGGTTCAGGGTTTGCTTTTGATGATCCGTCAATCTACCCCCTTATCCTTCTGAACAACATTGTGGGCGGCAGTTCCAGTTCCCGTTTGTTCCAGGAAATCAGGGAGGAAAGGGGAATGGCCTACTCCGTGTACAGTTTTTATTCCTCTTACAGGGATGGCGGAACTTTTGGCGTATATACGGGGACTTCTCCCGAACAAGCCCAGGATGCCATCTGTTTGCTTGGTCAGATATTATCAGATTTGGCTGATAAGGGCGTTACGGCTGAAGAACTGAAAAAAGCGAAAGATCAAGTCAAAGGATCACTCATGTTGTCTCTTGAAAGCACAAGCTCCAGAATGAGCCGTTTGGGGAAAAACGAACTGCTGCTGGGCCGCCAGGTTACCATGGACGAGACAGTCCGCAGGATTAACGAAGTAACCCTGGAGCAAGTTCGTGAAGTGGCGGCAAAAGTATGCGGCGGGCCCATGGCTCTGGCAGCCATAGGCCCCTTTGAAGAACTGGAATATCCCATGAATTGA
- the dut gene encoding dUTP diphosphatase, with translation MKERLQVRIKKMSPLIGDTIPLPFYATPGSAGMDLSACIEEPIVIPPGGRARVPTGIAIQLPSCDYVALVYPRSGLATRHGITMANSVGVIDSDYTGEIICVLLNQSDQEYTVNQGERIGQLLITPVLQANWQVVDELEKTERGSGGFGSTGK, from the coding sequence ATGAAGGAACGGTTGCAAGTAAGGATTAAGAAAATGTCTCCCCTGATAGGCGATACCATCCCGCTGCCTTTTTATGCCACACCTGGCTCAGCTGGCATGGATTTGTCCGCCTGTATCGAGGAGCCGATTGTCATTCCTCCCGGCGGGAGGGCAAGGGTGCCGACAGGAATTGCCATCCAGTTGCCTTCTTGCGATTATGTGGCACTTGTTTATCCGCGAAGTGGGCTGGCGACCAGACATGGCATTACTATGGCCAACTCGGTGGGTGTCATTGACAGTGATTACACCGGTGAAATCATCTGTGTTCTCCTAAATCAGTCCGACCAGGAGTATACAGTCAACCAAGGGGAACGAATTGGCCAATTGTTGATTACTCCCGTACTGCAAGCGAATTGGCAGGTTGTTGACGAATTGGAGAAAACAGAACGGGGATCCGGTGGCTTCGGATCTACAGGCAAATAA
- a CDS encoding YlmC/YmxH family sporulation protein, with protein sequence MRLSELVGRMLVDVHNGEKIGTLGHADLWIDTETGKIGYLVLPGNSGLFSFGRKNEEQTVSWDAVQKIGTDMILIDSNAVKS encoded by the coding sequence ATGAGATTGAGCGAACTGGTAGGTCGTATGCTGGTAGACGTTCATAACGGCGAAAAAATCGGGACATTGGGACATGCGGATTTGTGGATTGACACGGAAACGGGAAAAATCGGCTACCTGGTCCTGCCCGGGAACTCAGGCTTGTTTTCCTTTGGCAGGAAGAACGAAGAACAAACGGTTTCCTGGGATGCCGTTCAAAAGATTGGGACTGACATGATTTTGATAGACTCGAATGCAGTCAAAAGTTGA
- the dpsA gene encoding dipicolinate synthase subunit DpsA codes for MLTGIKMAVLGGDARMVEVISHALDLDASVYLIGFEDLEINMADAVKTNLTPDILRDLDALILPVTGMGDDWTIVSKYSARPITLSDDHFANLSKRCKIFTGIARTVLNETCRRHGLKLVKLMELDEVAILNSIPSAEGAIQMAMENTDFTIHGSEIAVLGFGRCGITLARMCAGIGAKVKVGARKESDLARIVEMGFQAFPLSQISYELQQTDIVFNTVPAQILTSEVLSRMKKSCVIIDIASSPGGTDFRFAEKRGIKALLAPSLPGIVAPKTAGQIIAKTICRLVLDHA; via the coding sequence ATGTTAACAGGTATTAAGATGGCGGTTCTGGGTGGGGATGCCCGCATGGTCGAGGTGATTTCCCATGCTCTTGACCTGGACGCCAGCGTGTACCTGATCGGGTTTGAAGATTTGGAAATCAATATGGCCGATGCGGTAAAGACCAACTTGACACCCGACATTCTGCGGGATTTGGATGCGTTAATCCTGCCGGTCACCGGAATGGGTGATGATTGGACAATCGTTTCCAAATATTCGGCAAGGCCCATCACGCTTTCGGATGACCATTTTGCAAACCTGTCCAAGAGATGCAAGATTTTTACCGGGATTGCCCGAACGGTCCTGAATGAGACATGCCGACGACACGGACTGAAATTGGTGAAATTGATGGAGCTTGATGAAGTTGCCATTCTGAATTCCATTCCTTCCGCGGAAGGAGCTATTCAGATGGCCATGGAGAACACCGATTTTACCATACACGGGTCTGAAATTGCTGTTTTGGGATTCGGGCGGTGCGGGATTACATTGGCGCGGATGTGTGCTGGAATTGGGGCCAAAGTGAAAGTCGGTGCTCGAAAAGAATCAGACCTTGCCAGAATTGTGGAGATGGGATTTCAAGCATTTCCCTTGTCCCAAATCAGTTATGAATTACAACAAACCGATATCGTTTTCAACACCGTACCTGCCCAAATCCTCACCTCGGAAGTTTTGTCTCGCATGAAGAAATCCTGTGTAATCATTGATATTGCATCCAGTCCGGGCGGCACCGATTTTCGGTTTGCGGAAAAAAGAGGCATCAAAGCGCTGCTTGCCCCCAGTTTGCCAGGAATCGTTGCACCCAAGACAGCCGGACAGATCATCGCGAAGACGATTTGCCGCCTTGTTTTGGATCACGCATAA